The nucleotide sequence TTCATGCGCTTCTGCGTGACCTCGGCGGCCGTGTACAGTTTGATGATATTGTCGGCAATCTTGAACTTGATGCGGTCGGCCTTGTACGCAATCGTATCGACCGCCGTGACCTTGCCCAGCGAATCGCGGGCAGCGTCAGTCATGTAGTCGCCCTCCGCCGAAGTCACCACGGAGACTTCACTGAGTTGCCCGTTGATGAAGAGCAGCATCGTGGAATCGCCGGAGGCGACATTGCTGCTGCGCGCGGTGGTGTCCTCCGGCGCCGGCGTGTAGTAGGTGAAGCTGTTCCCCTGCGCCTTGATGACGTGGAGGAGGTCATCGGCAAAGAAGAAGTCGATCCGGTCAGCCGTAAGACGGCTCTGGTTGTACACGATCGTGTCGAGATCGGCCGCGGCCGGCTGGCGGAAAATCGCTTCGCCCTTTTCGTAGACTTCAATTTTCTCCAGATTCTTCTCGCGCGACTGGATGATCATCCGGCGGCCCGATAGTTCGCTGGCACGCTGCGAGGCGTGCACCCTGCCGGTTAGCGTGATCTCTTCCCCGTCGATGCTCATGCTCGCCGTGTCGGCGGTCGCCTTCAGCGAACCCTGGAGAATCTTCACGGCTCCGGTGGCGTCGACGCGCTCCTCTCTGGAAAACATGCGGATCGTGTCGGCGGTGACTTCCGTCGGCACCCGCGGCTGGTCGAAGTCAACCACCAATTGGGGCTGGTCGGTGATAAGCATCGCCTGTTCGCGATCCTGGAAGATCGCTTTGCCGCCGGCAACGCGGACGTGGCGACGACGGTCTTCCACCACGACGCGACCCCAGGCGCGGGCGATTTCGGTGCGCTGATCATAGTACAGGCTATCGGCGCCCAAAATGCGCCCCGGCTGCTCGATCCGGACATTGCCGATTAGCCGGACATACTCCTGCGCCTCGTAAAGCACGGCATAGTCGGAGCGCAGATCGCTGGAATCCTTGACGAAGTGCACGTTGCCGATGAATTCCACCACATTGCCGATGGCCGTTTGCGTCGAGCGTAACTGGTCGGAGCCTTCGATACGGATCTTGCCGGCATGAGTGGTGCTCGGAATCGCAAGCAGCAAAAGGAGGGCAAGAGACGGCAGTCGATGCATGAACGTAAGTAAGGTGTTGTCAAAGGATTATACAATTCAGAAATGGGATAGCGGCGGCCAAGTTGATAGCACAGTGGCTTTGGCTTGCCTGCCCAATTGGAGATGTCTGCCAGATGCGGAAGGGCTGCCCGGCGCTCACTCGGCGCGAACGTGATTGCGCAGAATCCCGACGCCTTCCACCTCGACCTCGACAATGTCACCATCCTTCATCGGGCCGACCCCCTCCGGCGTGCCGGTAACGATCAGGTCGCCGGGGTTGAGCGTCATGACATGGCACATAAACGAGACCAAGCGCGGGATCGGGAAGATCATGTGCCGGCTGTTGGAGGATTGTCTCGTTTCACCGTTCAGGCGCGACGTGACATTCAACTCGGTATAGTCGAGATCGGTGACCAAATACGGCCCGACCGGGCAGAAGGTGTTGAAGCCTTTGCCGCGCGTCCACTGCACGTCCCTCTTCTGCAGGTCGCGGGCAGTCACATCATTGACACAGGTAACGCCGAAGATATTGCCGCGGACTTCGTCGGGATCGAGTTTGTGGCAGGTGCGCGCAATGACGATGCCGATTTCGCCTTCGTAGTCAACGCGTTTGCTCGCCGCCGGCATCAGGATCGTCTCCTCCGGACCGATCAATGCCGTCAACGGCTTCATAAACGTGACCGGTTCTTCCGGCACCGCATTCGCCGACTGGCTTTCCTTCACATGATCGGCGTAGTTCAACCCGACACACACGATTTTGGTCGGCGTAACCGGCGGCAAGAGCTTGGCTTTAGCCCGCGGGATGCGTTCGTCGGTCAGCTTGTGTTCAGCAAAGAGATCGCCGGTGATGATCCGGACAGTGTCGTTCTCGACCAGACCCCAGGTTGCGGCGCCATGGAAGTGAAAACGGCAGTACTTCTTACTCATCGAGCAGTCCTTTCACATGTTGAACGACGGAGCGGCCCAAGGCATCACGATCATAGCCGCCTTCAAGAAACGAGATAACCTTGCCGCCGCAATACTGATTCGCAACCGAGCAGATCATCTTCGTGAAATGGTAGAAATCGAGATCATCAAAGCGCAACGCCGCCAACGGGTCGTCTTTGTGCGCGTCAAAGCCGGCGGAAACCAGGATCAACTCCGGTCGAAACGCGGTCATCGCTTCGCGCCACACCGGTTCGACCAGCTTCAGCGCGCTGTGGCCTTCGGTGCCGGCATCGAGCGGAAAATTCAAATTCAGACCGCTCCCCTTGCCCTTCCCGGTTTCATGCGCGCCGCCAGAACCGGGATAGAAGGGCCATTGGTGCAGGCTGGTGACATGAACCCGATCATCCTCATAGAAGGTCGACTGCGTCCCGTTGCCGTGATGGACGTCGAAGTCGAAAATGGCGATGCGGGAAAAATTCAGTTTCTCCAGTGCGAAGACCGCAGCCCCGGCAACGTTATTGAGCAGGCAGAAACCCATCGCGCGATTGTGCTCGGCGTGATGTCCGGGCGGTCGAACGGCACAGAACGCGCGGTCGATGTCCCGATGGGCGACCCTCTGCAGCGCCAACAGGCCAGAGCCGAAAGCGAGCAAGGCGGCGCGCGCCGAGTGCGGATTGACGTAAGTATCGGGGTCGATCAGGCGCAAGCCCACCGGCTTGAGATTCACCATGGCGTGAGCATAATCGCGGTCGTGACAGAGGCTGATCTCCTCGATCGTCGCCGGGCGCCCTTCCAACCTGACCATCTGGTCCATGACACCGGTATCGACGAGGGCACTTTCCACGGCACGCAAGCGGTCCGCGTTTTCCGGGTGGCCGTCGCAGTCATGGAGGAGACAATCGGGATGGGAGATATAAGCGACGCGCTTCATGATTGACAAGATCGACAAAACCGGCGGGGTTGCGCAAGCCGATTAAGCAAGCGAGGCCTCGGCCGCGCCGCCATGAATTTCCTTGTGCTTCCACGTGCCGCGGCTGAACCAGATCAGCAGGACAATGCCTTTGACGATGGTGGTCAGCGTAATCGACCAGAAGACACCGCTGACACCCGCGTCCAGTCCGAAGCTGAAGTAATACGCCAACGGTACGCGGGCAACCGAGCCAACCACCGACACCAGCATCGCCGGCCAGGTGTAGCCGGCGCCGCTGAAGGCGCCCTCCATGACAATCTCGATCGCCATGAAACTCTGCGACAGCGCGAGGATCATCAGGTAGCTGGCCGCGATGTCGATCACTTCCGGTTCCGGTACAAATCCCGAAGCGATCAAGCGCGGGATCGTCAAGAAGGCGATCGAAATGACGGCCGTGAAGACACCGGTATACAGCAACGCGTACCAGACCGATTTGGCCGCGCGATCCGGCTTCCCGGCGCCGAGATTCTGCCCCACCAACGTTGAGACCGCGATCGAGAAGCCGAAGCAGACCAGATACGAAATCGATTCGCAGCGGTTGCCGATGCCGAGCGCCGCGTTGGCCTCGGTACCGAAGCTCGACACGATCTTGTTCATGAATAGGTAGGCGACCGAAAACACCACGCCGGCAGTAGCGAGCGGTGAACCGATCTTGATCATTTGCCACATCATGCGCAAATCGGGTCCGGTGTACTTCGGCCAGCTGAACTTGAACGTCAGCCGGCCGCGCTTGATCGCGATCAAATACAGCGTAAAGGCGAGCAAGTAGGCAATCGCCGTTGCCAACGCCGCGCCGGCCACGCCCAGCTTCGGAAACGGCCCCACGCCGAAAATCAACATCGGGTCAAGCACGATATTGAACACTGTCGCCGACGCACTGATCATCAATGGCGTGCGGGTGTCACCGGACGCCCGGAACATCGCCGAGAATAATTCCCCCAGCACGAGCGGGATGGTGACGGCAAAGACGATCCGCAGGTACATCGTGCCCATGTCAGTGACGTTGGCCGCGGTCTCCATGACGTGGAACAGCCAGCGCACGGTGATGTAGCCGACGATCATCATAACCACGGCCGCGGCACTGCCGAGCACGATTGCCTGGCGCGCGGAATGCCCGACCAGATCGAAATTGCGGGCGCCATAGAAGCGCGCAATCACTGCGACCGAACCGATCCAGACAATATCGAAGATGCTGAAGAAGGTCCAGAGGACGAACATCGAAGAGATGACGGCAGCCATCTCCGCCTTGCCGACGTGCCCGACCCAGAATGCGTCGGTGATCGTCAGCGCCGTGCGCAGCAGCATCGCCAACACCGCCGGCCAAGCCAGGCGCACAACTTGGCGCGGAATCGAGCCTTCAGTGATGTTGTGAAATCGGTCAGCCATTGGCAGGTGGTTCTCGAGGAGTGCCAACCTCAGGCGCCGCTAAGCAGATCAAGCAGTTTCTGGAAATTCGTTCCCCAGCGCGCCCGTGCGGCGTCGACGCGGTCGACCTCGATCGCCGACACCGTTCCGAGAGCAGCCGCGGCAGCCATCAGAGCGCAAACCGGATCATCGCCGGTCGTGACGTTGTCCGCCCCTATTTCGCTGCGGCCTTCGAGCACGACGCCATCGGAGATTTCGGCAACCTTGACACCGAAGGCGCGAATTAGATTCGAGACGCTGCGCCGGCGCGCTTCCTCGCGGTCGGTGTTGAAGGGCGAGGAGCGAATCACCGCCGTGCCGTCGGCGCGGGCGTTGGCCAGGGCGAT is from Candidatus Zixiibacteriota bacterium and encodes:
- a CDS encoding fumarylacetoacetate hydrolase family protein translates to MSKKYCRFHFHGAATWGLVENDTVRIITGDLFAEHKLTDERIPRAKAKLLPPVTPTKIVCVGLNYADHVKESQSANAVPEEPVTFMKPLTALIGPEETILMPAASKRVDYEGEIGIVIARTCHKLDPDEVRGNIFGVTCVNDVTARDLQKRDVQWTRGKGFNTFCPVGPYLVTDLDYTELNVTSRLNGETRQSSNSRHMIFPIPRLVSFMCHVMTLNPGDLIVTGTPEGVGPMKDGDIVEVEVEGVGILRNHVRAE
- a CDS encoding histone deacetylase, whose protein sequence is MKRVAYISHPDCLLHDCDGHPENADRLRAVESALVDTGVMDQMVRLEGRPATIEEISLCHDRDYAHAMVNLKPVGLRLIDPDTYVNPHSARAALLAFGSGLLALQRVAHRDIDRAFCAVRPPGHHAEHNRAMGFCLLNNVAGAAVFALEKLNFSRIAIFDFDVHHGNGTQSTFYEDDRVHVTSLHQWPFYPGSGGAHETGKGKGSGLNLNFPLDAGTEGHSALKLVEPVWREAMTAFRPELILVSAGFDAHKDDPLAALRFDDLDFYHFTKMICSVANQYCGGKVISFLEGGYDRDALGRSVVQHVKGLLDE
- a CDS encoding MATE family efflux transporter, encoding MADRFHNITEGSIPRQVVRLAWPAVLAMLLRTALTITDAFWVGHVGKAEMAAVISSMFVLWTFFSIFDIVWIGSVAVIARFYGARNFDLVGHSARQAIVLGSAAAVVMMIVGYITVRWLFHVMETAANVTDMGTMYLRIVFAVTIPLVLGELFSAMFRASGDTRTPLMISASATVFNIVLDPMLIFGVGPFPKLGVAGAALATAIAYLLAFTLYLIAIKRGRLTFKFSWPKYTGPDLRMMWQMIKIGSPLATAGVVFSVAYLFMNKIVSSFGTEANAALGIGNRCESISYLVCFGFSIAVSTLVGQNLGAGKPDRAAKSVWYALLYTGVFTAVISIAFLTIPRLIASGFVPEPEVIDIAASYLMILALSQSFMAIEIVMEGAFSGAGYTWPAMLVSVVGSVARVPLAYYFSFGLDAGVSGVFWSITLTTIVKGIVLLIWFSRGTWKHKEIHGGAAEASLA